The Hyphomicrobiales bacterium genome has a window encoding:
- the mdcF gene encoding putative malonate transporter (Evidence 3 : Putative function from multiple computational evidences), with protein MGPNAPMADLLSIFNLVAPFFGLILLGFAIGRYKQLPEAGLAWLQFFLIYVALPPLFYRLIADKPLSELANWKFIAGTTFATFCAFSLSLAIGLKAAKGDLPQAVMQGVAGAYSNIGYMGPPLILAALGPEASAPVVLIFVFDSVLLFSLVPLLMAVAGVEKKSLLATAGEVVWRVLTHPFNVATLAGVLASYLKFELPVALDRMVLWLSQAAAPCALFLLGVTVALRPMKRMPAGVPTLVFIKLLLHPLLVWMLLSALGGIPTHWIYAAIIMAALPPALNIFVISTQYKVGVERASACILVGTIVSMITLPGFLWLVKTGRITADLFH; from the coding sequence TTGGGACCGAATGCGCCGATGGCCGACCTGCTCAGCATCTTCAATCTGGTCGCGCCGTTCTTCGGGCTGATCCTGCTCGGCTTCGCCATCGGCCGCTACAAGCAGTTGCCGGAGGCCGGGCTCGCCTGGCTGCAATTCTTCCTGATCTATGTCGCGCTGCCGCCGCTGTTCTACCGGCTGATCGCCGACAAGCCGTTGAGCGAGCTCGCCAACTGGAAGTTCATCGCCGGCACGACCTTCGCCACCTTCTGCGCTTTCAGCCTGTCGCTTGCGATTGGGCTGAAGGCTGCCAAGGGCGACCTGCCGCAGGCGGTAATGCAGGGAGTCGCGGGGGCCTATTCCAATATCGGCTATATGGGGCCGCCGCTGATCCTGGCGGCGCTGGGGCCTGAGGCCAGCGCGCCGGTCGTCCTGATCTTCGTCTTCGACAGCGTCCTGCTGTTCTCGCTGGTTCCGCTGCTGATGGCCGTCGCCGGCGTCGAGAAGAAAAGCCTGCTTGCCACGGCCGGCGAGGTGGTTTGGCGGGTGCTGACCCATCCGTTCAACGTCGCGACGCTGGCCGGCGTGCTGGCGAGCTATCTCAAGTTCGAATTGCCGGTGGCGCTCGACCGGATGGTGCTGTGGCTGTCGCAGGCGGCGGCGCCCTGCGCGCTTTTCCTGCTCGGTGTCACCGTGGCGCTCAGGCCGATGAAGCGGATGCCTGCCGGCGTTCCGACGCTGGTCTTCATCAAGCTCCTGCTGCATCCGTTGCTGGTCTGGATGTTGCTCTCGGCGCTCGGCGGCATCCCGACCCACTGGATCTATGCCGCGATCATCATGGCGGCGCTACCGCCGGCGCTGAATATCTTCGTCATCTCGACGCAGTACAAGGTCGGCGTCGAGCGCGCCTCGGCCTGCATCCTTGTCGGTACCATCGTGTCGATGATCACGCTGCCGGGCTTCCTGTGGCTGGTGAAGACGGGCAGGATAACGGCCGATCTGTTTCATTGA
- a CDS encoding hypothetical protein (Evidence 5 : Unknown function): MFWWVFLPRHKVSLLRLRRLAMVGMALPPPHHALEADISVSVSGRKPWDRMRRWPTCSASSIWSRRSSG, encoded by the coding sequence ATGTTCTGGTGGGTATTTTTACCTAGGCATAAAGTCTCGCTATTGCGCCTGAGGCGGCTCGCCATGGTTGGAATGGCCTTGCCGCCTCCGCACCATGCGCTAGAGGCTGATATCAGCGTCTCGGTTTCGGGGCGGAAGCCTTGGGACCGAATGCGCCGATGGCCGACCTGCTCAGCATCTTCAATCTGGTCGCGCCGTTCTTCGGGCTGA
- a CDS encoding conserved hypothetical protein (Evidence 4 : Unknown function but conserved in other organisms) encodes MRLIDMFWKNQRGTMLADVAKAGAAIAFLSVVAANFMSSRTPLDKERLAAVSLAASKRQPVDPLTTGSISKAANDTRLDPCALPR; translated from the coding sequence ATGCGCCTGATCGACATGTTCTGGAAGAACCAGCGCGGCACGATGCTCGCCGACGTCGCCAAGGCCGGCGCGGCCATCGCATTCCTCTCCGTAGTCGCCGCCAACTTCATGTCGAGCCGCACACCGCTTGACAAGGAACGCCTCGCGGCCGTCAGCCTCGCCGCCTCCAAGCGTCAACCCGTCGATCCGCTGACCACCGGTTCGATCAGCAAGGCGGCCAACGACACCCGCCTCGATCCCTGCGCCCTGCCCCGCTGA
- the mcl gene encoding Malyl-CoA/beta-methylmalyl-CoA/citramalyl-CoA lyase has translation MTTKTPRQFFRPLAIGAPEPYRDLPLKLERMIHFVPPHLEKVRAKVGELAGQVDIVLGNLEDAIPVEAKQAARDGFIAMGKAVDFGKTGLWTRVNALNSPWFLDDITAIMAEIGGKLDVVMVPKVEGPWDIHYVDQLLAQFEARHALPKPILIHAILETAEGVKNVEAIATASPRMHGMSLGPADLAASRAMKTTRVGGGHPEYKVIADPSPDGGPRAIAQQDLWHYTLAKMVDACAAAGIKPFYGPFGDFADGAACEAQFRNAFLLGCVGAWTLHPSQIDIAKRVFSPDPAEVAFAKRILEAMPDGSGAVMIDGKMQDDATWKQAKVIVDLARQVAARDPDLAARYGM, from the coding sequence ATGACGACCAAGACGCCGCGCCAGTTCTTCCGCCCGCTCGCGATCGGCGCGCCGGAGCCCTATCGGGACCTGCCGCTGAAGCTGGAGCGCATGATCCACTTCGTCCCGCCGCATCTGGAGAAGGTCCGGGCGAAGGTGGGCGAGCTCGCCGGACAGGTCGATATCGTGCTCGGCAATCTGGAGGATGCGATCCCGGTCGAAGCCAAGCAGGCGGCTCGCGACGGCTTCATCGCCATGGGCAAGGCGGTGGACTTCGGCAAGACCGGCCTGTGGACCCGCGTCAACGCACTGAATTCGCCCTGGTTTCTCGACGATATCACCGCGATCATGGCGGAGATCGGCGGCAAGCTCGACGTCGTGATGGTGCCGAAGGTCGAGGGGCCCTGGGACATTCATTATGTCGACCAGCTGCTGGCCCAGTTCGAGGCGCGCCACGCCCTGCCGAAGCCGATCCTGATTCACGCGATCCTCGAAACGGCGGAAGGCGTGAAGAATGTCGAGGCGATCGCCACGGCATCGCCGCGTATGCATGGCATGAGCCTCGGCCCCGCCGATCTCGCCGCCTCGCGCGCGATGAAGACCACGCGGGTCGGCGGCGGCCATCCCGAGTACAAGGTCATCGCGGACCCCTCCCCCGATGGCGGTCCGCGCGCCATCGCACAGCAGGATCTCTGGCACTATACGCTCGCCAAGATGGTCGATGCCTGCGCCGCAGCCGGGATCAAGCCGTTCTACGGCCCCTTCGGCGACTTCGCCGACGGCGCCGCCTGCGAGGCGCAGTTCCGCAACGCCTTCCTGCTCGGCTGCGTCGGCGCCTGGACGCTGCACCCCTCGCAGATCGACATCGCCAAGCGCGTGTTCAGCCCCGATCCGGCAGAGGTCGCCTTCGCCAAACGGATCCTGGAGGCGATGCCGGACGGCTCGGGCGCCGTGATGATCGATGGCAAGATGCAGGACGACGCCACCTGGAAGCAGGCCAAGGTGATCGTCGATCTCGCCCGGCAGGTCGCGGCGCGCGATCCCGATCTCGCCGCACGCTACGGAATGTGA
- a CDS encoding CoA transferase produces the protein MLPLDDLLVLDFSTLLPGPLASLFLSEAGARVIKIERPGGEDMRGFPPRFGETAAPFAVLNRGKESVEIDLKTPDARARLRPLIERADILIEQFRPGVMERLGFGYEALKALNPRLIYCSISGYGQVGPRAQEAGHDINYQALGGLLGQSLKRGEAPPLPPPLVADIAGGTMPAVLNILLALRRRERGGEGCHLDIAMADAMATFAWYGLAQGQVTGSFPDGGEGLLTGLSPRYAIYATADGWFLAVGAIEPKFWQSFCEGVGLDERLRDDRRDPEATRAAIARIVASESADHWRAVIESLDCCCTVVRTLEEAVSDPQMTARGLLDAQVEEPGGRRLVSTPLPLAPVFREQAAGLRKVAASGADTRKVLGET, from the coding sequence ATGCTGCCGCTGGACGACCTGCTGGTCCTCGATTTCTCGACGCTTCTGCCCGGCCCGCTGGCGAGCCTCTTCCTCTCCGAAGCCGGGGCGCGGGTGATCAAGATCGAGAGGCCGGGCGGCGAGGACATGCGCGGCTTCCCGCCCCGCTTCGGTGAGACGGCCGCTCCCTTCGCGGTACTCAACCGCGGCAAGGAGAGCGTCGAGATCGACCTCAAGACTCCGGATGCGCGGGCGCGGCTCAGGCCGCTGATCGAGAGGGCCGACATCCTGATCGAGCAGTTCCGGCCGGGCGTGATGGAGCGGCTCGGTTTCGGCTACGAAGCGCTCAAGGCACTGAATCCGCGGCTGATCTACTGCTCGATCAGCGGCTATGGCCAGGTCGGGCCGAGGGCGCAGGAGGCAGGACACGACATCAACTACCAGGCGCTCGGCGGCCTGCTCGGCCAGTCGTTGAAGCGCGGCGAGGCGCCACCCTTGCCGCCGCCGCTCGTCGCCGACATCGCCGGCGGCACGATGCCGGCCGTGCTCAATATCCTGCTGGCGCTGCGCCGGCGCGAGCGTGGCGGCGAAGGCTGCCATCTCGATATCGCCATGGCCGATGCGATGGCGACCTTCGCCTGGTACGGGCTGGCGCAGGGGCAGGTGACCGGCTCGTTTCCGGACGGCGGCGAGGGGCTCCTGACGGGGCTGAGCCCGCGCTATGCGATCTATGCCACCGCCGATGGCTGGTTCCTCGCCGTCGGCGCGATCGAGCCCAAATTCTGGCAGAGCTTCTGCGAGGGCGTCGGTCTCGATGAGAGGCTGCGCGACGACCGGCGCGATCCGGAGGCGACGCGGGCGGCGATCGCACGGATCGTCGCGAGCGAAAGCGCCGACCACTGGCGCGCCGTCATCGAGTCGCTGGATTGCTGTTGCACGGTGGTGCGCACGCTGGAAGAGGCGGTGTCCGATCCGCAGATGACCGCCCGCGGCCTGCTTGACGCGCAGGTCGAGGAGCCGGGTGGCCGGCGCCTCGTCTCGACGCCGCTGCCGCTGGCGCCGGTGTTCCGGGAGCAGGCGGCCGGGCTGCGAAAGGTCGCGGCGAGCGGTGCCGATACCCGAAAAGTTCTCGGCGAAACCTAA
- the hspQ gene encoding Heat shock protein HspQ: MEARSAKFRIGQVVKHRIYPFRGVIFDVDPVFSNTEEWWMAIPENMRPSKDQPFYHLFAENEETEYVAYVSEQNLVSDDSGEPVRHPRAREFFRRDRKGRYRIDHTDLH, translated from the coding sequence ATGGAAGCGCGTTCGGCCAAGTTCCGGATCGGGCAAGTGGTCAAGCACCGCATCTACCCGTTCCGCGGCGTGATCTTCGACGTCGACCCGGTCTTCTCCAACACCGAGGAATGGTGGATGGCGATCCCGGAAAACATGCGCCCGTCGAAGGACCAGCCCTTCTACCATCTCTTCGCCGAGAACGAGGAGACGGAATACGTCGCCTATGTCTCGGAACAGAATCTCGTCAGCGACGATTCCGGGGAACCCGTCAGGCACCCGCGCGCCCGGGAATTCTTCCGGCGCGACCGCAAGGGCCGGTACCGGATCGACCATACCGACCTGCACTGA
- a CDS encoding Invasion associated locus B family protein produces MSASFRLSSSALGLVLSATVGFAPVAAFAQAPRPAAPARPAAPAPAPAQPGQQPAAGSGPTVVQVKPEPSQTSWTKVCGKDQGANKEICYTTRDFVSDQGQPVLAAAVYDVKGDPNKIVRFLMPLGLLLQPGIRFGVDNAQPTGGRYAICFPNGCFAEAQVKEDFINAMRKGTTLNISVQNQGAREVTFAIPLADFAKGFDGAPIDPKVLEEQQKQLQDELAKRQEELRQRLGAGGANAAPGAAPGAAPAPGAAPVTPPKP; encoded by the coding sequence ATGTCCGCTTCGTTTCGCCTGTCATCGTCTGCTCTAGGGCTGGTTCTCAGCGCGACGGTCGGCTTCGCGCCCGTCGCGGCGTTCGCTCAGGCCCCACGCCCGGCCGCTCCGGCCCGTCCCGCCGCCCCGGCTCCGGCCCCCGCGCAGCCCGGCCAGCAGCCCGCTGCCGGTTCCGGTCCGACCGTCGTTCAGGTCAAGCCCGAGCCGTCCCAGACCAGCTGGACCAAGGTCTGCGGCAAGGACCAGGGCGCCAACAAGGAAATCTGCTACACCACCCGCGACTTCGTGTCGGATCAGGGCCAGCCGGTTCTGGCGGCCGCGGTCTATGACGTGAAGGGCGATCCCAACAAGATCGTGCGCTTCCTGATGCCGCTCGGCCTGCTGCTGCAGCCCGGCATCCGTTTCGGCGTCGACAACGCCCAGCCGACTGGCGGCCGCTATGCGATCTGCTTCCCGAACGGTTGCTTCGCCGAGGCGCAGGTCAAGGAAGATTTCATCAACGCGATGCGCAAGGGCACGACCCTGAACATCAGCGTCCAGAACCAGGGCGCCCGCGAGGTGACCTTCGCTATTCCGCTCGCCGATTTCGCCAAGGGCTTCGACGGCGCGCCGATCGATCCGAAGGTACTCGAGGAGCAGCAGAAGCAGCTCCAGGACGAGCTCGCCAAGCGCCAGGAAGAGCTGCGCCAGCGCCTCGGCGCCGGCGGCGCCAACGCTGCCCCGGGTGCTGCGCCCGGCGCCGCCCCGGCTCCGGGTGCCGCGCCAGTGACCCCGCCTAAGCCCTAA
- a CDS encoding ABC transporter substrate-binding protein, with protein MVFRKLPFTASRRRVNMMLALSPFAMLARGGSAAADSAPAQHAIAMHGLPALPPGFAHLPYADPKAPRGGRIVFGIQGTFDSLNPLVVLGVAPDAVPKYVQQSLLFRSADEPFTAYGLLASRVELNADRTKLAFDIDPRATFADGKPVTAEDVLFTVEMLRTKGKPFHRSSLVRISKASAPSPKQVEFELGDGSNRELPLVIGALPIFAKHATNAETFGETSFKPALGSGPYAVSEVRPGEALTLKRRKDFWAEDHPLTRGLFNADEIRYDFYRDSNALFEAFKAGLYDVRLEGDPTRWMTGYDIPAVHDGRIIRQTLHFNTPKGMTGLVFNTRRPVFSDVRVREALGLLFDFEWVNRNLFHGVYRRAGSFFSDSELSALGVPADGREKTLLAAFPGAVREDILSGAWKPSETDGSGRDREQARRALELLKAAGYTLQDGVLRNGKAEPFTFEITVTSRPQERLALNYAQSLGRLGIAANVRLIDDVQYWRRLSAFDFDMIQWTWPASASPGNEQIGRWGSANAERKGSLNYAGVRSPAVDAVLQALLSAREREDFVAAVRALDRLLLSGFYVVPLYYLPDTWLAHARDVVMAGRQPAYFLSNETLARLPAAAPAN; from the coding sequence ATGGTTTTTCGCAAATTGCCCTTCACGGCGAGCCGCCGCAGGGTCAACATGATGCTCGCCTTGAGCCCGTTCGCCATGCTGGCGCGCGGAGGTTCCGCTGCGGCTGATTCGGCCCCGGCGCAGCACGCCATCGCGATGCACGGCCTGCCGGCGCTGCCGCCCGGATTCGCCCATCTGCCCTATGCCGACCCCAAGGCCCCGCGCGGCGGCCGGATCGTCTTCGGCATCCAGGGCACCTTCGACAGCCTCAACCCGCTGGTGGTTCTCGGCGTCGCGCCCGACGCCGTGCCGAAATATGTGCAGCAGAGCCTGCTCTTCCGCTCGGCCGACGAGCCTTTCACCGCTTATGGCCTGCTGGCCTCGCGCGTCGAGCTGAATGCCGACCGCACGAAGCTCGCCTTCGACATCGACCCGCGCGCGACCTTCGCCGACGGCAAGCCGGTCACCGCCGAGGACGTGCTCTTCACGGTCGAGATGCTGAGGACGAAGGGCAAGCCCTTCCACCGCTCAAGTCTCGTGCGCATCAGCAAAGCGTCGGCACCTTCACCGAAGCAGGTGGAGTTCGAGCTTGGCGACGGCTCCAATCGCGAACTGCCACTAGTGATCGGCGCATTGCCGATCTTCGCGAAGCACGCGACCAATGCCGAGACCTTCGGCGAAACCAGTTTCAAGCCGGCGCTCGGCTCCGGCCCCTATGCGGTCAGCGAGGTTCGTCCGGGCGAAGCGCTGACGCTGAAGCGGCGGAAGGATTTCTGGGCCGAGGACCACCCGTTGACCCGTGGCCTCTTCAACGCCGACGAGATCCGCTACGATTTCTACCGGGACTCCAACGCGCTGTTCGAAGCCTTCAAGGCCGGTCTCTACGATGTCCGGCTGGAGGGCGATCCGACGCGCTGGATGACCGGCTACGACATCCCGGCCGTGCATGACGGACGGATCATCCGCCAGACCCTGCATTTCAATACACCCAAAGGCATGACCGGCCTCGTCTTCAACACGCGGCGCCCGGTGTTCTCCGACGTCCGGGTGCGCGAGGCGCTCGGCCTGCTGTTCGACTTCGAATGGGTGAACCGCAACCTGTTCCACGGCGTCTATCGCCGCGCCGGCAGCTTCTTTTCCGATTCGGAACTCTCCGCTCTCGGCGTGCCCGCGGATGGACGCGAGAAGACCCTGCTGGCCGCGTTTCCGGGTGCGGTGCGCGAGGACATCCTCTCCGGCGCGTGGAAGCCTTCGGAAACGGACGGCTCCGGCCGCGACCGCGAGCAGGCCCGCAGGGCGCTCGAACTGCTCAAGGCCGCCGGCTACACGCTGCAGGACGGCGTGCTGCGCAACGGCAAGGCTGAGCCCTTCACCTTCGAGATCACCGTCACCAGCCGCCCGCAGGAGCGGCTGGCGCTGAACTACGCGCAGTCGCTCGGCCGCCTCGGCATCGCCGCCAATGTCCGGCTGATCGACGACGTGCAGTACTGGCGGCGTCTCTCCGCCTTCGATTTCGACATGATCCAATGGACCTGGCCGGCCTCCGCCTCGCCGGGCAACGAGCAGATCGGACGCTGGGGCTCCGCGAATGCCGAGCGCAAGGGTTCACTCAACTATGCGGGAGTGCGCTCGCCTGCCGTCGATGCGGTACTGCAGGCCCTGCTCAGCGCCCGCGAGCGCGAGGATTTCGTCGCCGCGGTGCGGGCGCTCGACCGGCTGCTGCTCTCCGGCTTCTATGTCGTGCCGCTCTATTATCTGCCGGACACATGGCTTGCCCATGCCCGCGACGTGGTGATGGCGGGGCGCCAGCCGGCCTATTTCCTTTCCAACGAAACGCTCGCGCGCCTTCCGGCGGCTGCGCCGGCGAATTGA
- a CDS encoding LysR family transcriptional regulator has product MATGSAPPSSRRGSDLAAAAGNVSWDDIRIFNAIAVGGAMAVAATELGLSEATVARRLKALEHDLGLQLFTREANRLSPTAIGLELAAEAREIEAAARRFTIRAEAARPLANAPVRVTATTSISLLLTMNATAISAAAGGVEIVIISTRNRLDLARGEADIALRMSQVPTEPGYYAQKVGKLMQALYVRRDVDPATAPIISVNRETSSRIDDYIMAYAVGRPIAARVGDSAARYESIRSAGALSMAPCFMGDSDAALRRLGPPPEQTGDTIYLVSHDVSRNRPGVIAVLGALRKLFREQRSRLAGEAVGPEAGP; this is encoded by the coding sequence ATGGCCACCGGGTCTGCTCCACCTTCATCTCGACGCGGGAGCGATCTGGCGGCAGCGGCCGGGAACGTCTCCTGGGACGACATCCGGATCTTCAACGCCATCGCCGTCGGCGGGGCGATGGCCGTGGCGGCGACGGAACTGGGGCTGAGCGAGGCGACCGTCGCGCGCCGACTCAAGGCGCTCGAACACGACCTTGGGCTCCAGCTCTTCACGCGCGAGGCAAACAGGCTCTCCCCGACTGCGATCGGTCTGGAACTCGCCGCCGAGGCGCGCGAGATCGAGGCTGCAGCACGCCGCTTCACGATCCGGGCCGAGGCGGCAAGACCACTCGCCAATGCGCCCGTGCGCGTGACCGCGACGACCTCGATCAGCCTGCTCCTGACCATGAATGCGACGGCGATCTCGGCCGCCGCAGGCGGTGTCGAAATCGTCATCATCAGCACGCGCAACCGCCTGGACCTCGCTCGCGGCGAGGCCGATATCGCGCTGCGCATGAGCCAGGTACCGACCGAGCCGGGCTACTACGCCCAAAAGGTTGGCAAGCTGATGCAGGCGCTCTATGTCCGGCGTGACGTCGATCCGGCGACGGCGCCGATCATTTCGGTCAACCGCGAAACCTCGTCGCGGATCGATGATTACATCATGGCCTATGCCGTAGGCAGGCCGATCGCCGCTCGCGTCGGAGACTCCGCGGCGCGCTACGAAAGCATCCGTTCGGCCGGCGCGCTCTCGATGGCCCCTTGCTTCATGGGCGATTCGGACGCCGCTTTGCGGCGCCTGGGCCCACCGCCGGAGCAGACCGGCGACACGATCTACCTGGTTTCGCACGATGTCTCGCGCAACAGGCCGGGCGTGATCGCGGTGCTCGGCGCCCTGCGCAAGCTCTTCCGCGAGCAGCGCTCCCGCCTGGCGGGGGAAGCCGTCGGCCCCGAGGCCGGCCCGTAA